In Streptomyces qaidamensis, one DNA window encodes the following:
- a CDS encoding MMPL family transporter gives MGAVRTRTGRKRAVPWVVVGLWLAALVLVGPLAGKFADIQQNRAVDYLPDSADSTQVARIQDELPGGEATDLVLVYHRDGGLTDADRRTAGRQITEVSGAYDLTGEPRGIPSKDGSTLMYPVTSTQPGQDEEARDAFVDGVRDIAGGGGGLSVEVGGPGALNTDMNKVFETLDATLLLATLGVVTVLLVLIYRSPFLWLVPLTVAGVAAAVAMAAGYGLHELFDVTVTGQSGGVMTVLVLGAGTDYALLLISRYREELRRHERPYDAMRTALRGCGPAILASSGTVAAGLLCLLAADLNSSSGMGPVGTIGVLAALVAMTTLLPAVLVLLGRRVFWPLIPAYGSEPKARRSLFAAMGTSATRRPVTVLVTGGVLLGALALGTLNLSGSIKQEDSFTDRPESITAMQTLAREYPERSSRPVTVIAPGERAEAVGERARATEGVAEVVAGRSGAGWTEIAVFTTAAPETPAETRTIEALRAGIDPEGAYVGGPSAQQIDLAGSEARDRKVIVPLVLAAVFVILVGLLRSLVAPLLLLAAVVAVWGAALGIGGLVFEPVFGFGGTDPGLGLLSFVFLVALGVDYGIFLMHRMREESLRGAEPEAAALTALRTTGGVIASAGVVLAATFAVLTTLPMVGLVELGFVIAVGVLLDTFLVRTYLVTTASVLLKRRMWWPGKLSRAPERTVPPQEREPVAANAP, from the coding sequence ATGGGGGCCGTAAGGACGCGTACCGGGCGCAAGCGGGCCGTGCCCTGGGTGGTGGTCGGGCTCTGGCTCGCCGCACTCGTGCTGGTCGGGCCGCTCGCCGGCAAGTTCGCCGACATCCAGCAGAACCGCGCGGTCGACTACCTGCCCGACAGCGCCGACTCGACCCAGGTGGCGCGCATCCAGGACGAGTTGCCGGGCGGTGAGGCGACCGACCTGGTGCTCGTCTACCACCGGGACGGCGGCCTGACCGACGCCGACCGGCGCACCGCCGGCCGGCAGATCACCGAGGTGAGCGGCGCCTACGACCTGACGGGGGAGCCGCGGGGCATCCCGTCGAAGGACGGCTCCACCCTGATGTACCCCGTCACCAGCACCCAGCCGGGCCAGGACGAGGAGGCCCGGGACGCCTTCGTCGACGGGGTGCGGGACATCGCCGGGGGCGGCGGCGGGCTGAGCGTCGAGGTCGGCGGGCCCGGCGCGCTCAACACCGACATGAACAAGGTGTTCGAGACGCTCGACGCCACACTGCTGCTCGCCACCCTCGGCGTCGTCACCGTGCTGCTCGTCCTCATCTACCGCAGCCCCTTCCTGTGGCTGGTACCGCTCACCGTGGCGGGCGTCGCCGCCGCCGTGGCGATGGCCGCCGGGTACGGGCTGCACGAACTGTTCGACGTCACCGTCACCGGCCAGAGCGGCGGCGTGATGACCGTGCTCGTCCTCGGCGCCGGCACCGACTACGCGCTGCTCCTCATCTCCCGCTACCGCGAGGAACTGCGGCGCCACGAGCGGCCCTACGACGCCATGCGCACCGCCCTGCGCGGCTGCGGGCCGGCGATCCTCGCCTCCTCGGGGACCGTCGCGGCCGGGCTGCTGTGTCTGCTCGCCGCGGACCTCAACAGCAGCAGCGGCATGGGACCGGTCGGCACGATCGGGGTGCTCGCCGCGCTGGTCGCCATGACGACCCTGCTGCCGGCGGTTCTCGTACTGCTGGGACGGCGGGTGTTCTGGCCGCTGATCCCGGCGTACGGGAGCGAGCCGAAGGCCCGGCGGTCACTGTTCGCCGCGATGGGCACCTCGGCGACACGGCGGCCCGTCACCGTGCTCGTCACAGGGGGCGTCCTGCTCGGAGCGCTCGCGCTCGGCACGCTGAATCTGTCCGGGAGCATCAAGCAGGAGGACTCCTTCACCGATCGGCCCGAGTCCATCACCGCCATGCAGACACTGGCACGGGAGTATCCCGAGCGCAGCAGCCGGCCCGTGACCGTCATCGCGCCCGGGGAGCGGGCCGAGGCGGTGGGCGAACGGGCCCGGGCGACCGAGGGGGTCGCCGAGGTGGTTGCCGGACGGAGCGGGGCGGGGTGGACCGAGATCGCCGTCTTCACCACGGCGGCTCCGGAGACCCCGGCCGAGACCCGCACCATCGAGGCGCTCCGGGCCGGCATCGACCCCGAGGGCGCGTACGTCGGCGGGCCCAGCGCACAGCAGATCGACCTGGCCGGGAGCGAGGCGCGGGACCGGAAGGTGATCGTGCCGCTGGTACTGGCCGCCGTGTTCGTCATCCTGGTCGGGCTGCTGCGCAGTCTCGTCGCGCCGTTGCTGCTGCTGGCGGCGGTGGTCGCGGTCTGGGGAGCGGCGCTCGGCATCGGAGGGCTGGTGTTCGAGCCGGTCTTCGGGTTCGGCGGGACGGACCCGGGACTCGGGCTGCTGTCCTTCGTGTTCCTGGTCGCCCTCGGGGTGGACTACGGGATCTTCCTGATGCACCGGATGCGGGAGGAGTCCCTGCGAGGGGCCGAGCCGGAGGCCGCCGCGCTCACCGCCCTGCGGACGACCGGCGGGGTCATCGCCTCGGCCGGGGTGGTGCTCGCGGCGACGTTCGCGGTGCTGACGACGCTGCCGATGGTGGGGCTCGTGGAACTCGGGTTCGTCATCGCGGTGGGGGTCCTGCTGGACACCTTCCTGGTGCGTACGTACCTGGTGACCACGGCGAGTGTGCTGCTCAAGCGGCGGATGTGGTGGCCGGGGAAGCTCTCGCGGGCGCCGGAGCGGACGGTTCCGCCACAGGAGCGCGAGCCCGTGGCCGCGAACGCCCCCTGA
- a CDS encoding sensor histidine kinase yields MTPVQAPTTTTAAWSRPAERIMAAVNRDPLTAPNALRNDAVLALLVAGFSAVLALTVDDGRRPDALGWALLLVSHVPLVWRRRRPVPVLLAVIACVFPYHFLDYTHTAATQAAYVALYTVAVTGRPLRTVLVGIGVIALAVSVMLTISAHEALGLLKASGWVVAALFCGVDVRFYRQYVASIVGRAERAERTREEEARRRVAEERLRIARDLHDLLAHSITLIGVQTSVAAHVLSADPERLDRETVAKALDDIAETCRSARGELRTTLEVLREHDSPEARGPLPGLDGLPDLAEAARLAGARVEQTVRIRQAPPAVGAAAYRIVQEALTNAVRHAGPEPAVRVELAERQGALHLSVRDGGTGPGQGGTPGFGLVGMRERARSVGGTLDAGPRTGGGFEVTAVLPLTTTGERDG; encoded by the coding sequence ATGACGCCTGTGCAGGCACCCACCACCACGACGGCGGCCTGGTCGCGTCCCGCGGAGCGGATCATGGCCGCGGTCAACCGCGATCCGCTGACCGCCCCGAACGCCCTCCGAAACGACGCGGTCCTCGCCCTCCTCGTCGCCGGCTTCTCCGCCGTCCTCGCGCTCACGGTCGACGACGGCCGCAGGCCCGACGCGCTCGGCTGGGCCCTGCTGCTCGTCTCCCACGTGCCGCTCGTGTGGCGCCGCCGCCGTCCGGTGCCCGTCCTGCTCGCCGTGATCGCCTGTGTCTTCCCCTACCACTTCCTCGACTACACGCACACGGCGGCCACCCAGGCCGCCTACGTCGCCCTCTACACCGTCGCCGTCACCGGCCGGCCGCTGCGCACCGTCCTGGTCGGCATCGGTGTCATCGCCTTGGCGGTGAGCGTGATGCTCACCATCAGCGCCCACGAGGCCCTGGGATTGCTGAAAGCGTCCGGCTGGGTCGTCGCCGCGCTGTTCTGCGGAGTCGACGTGCGCTTCTACCGTCAGTACGTCGCCTCCATCGTGGGACGCGCCGAACGCGCCGAACGCACCCGCGAGGAGGAGGCCCGGCGGCGCGTCGCCGAGGAGCGGCTGCGGATCGCCAGGGACCTGCACGACCTGCTGGCCCACAGCATCACCCTCATCGGCGTGCAGACCTCCGTCGCCGCCCACGTCCTGTCGGCCGACCCCGAGCGGCTCGACCGGGAGACGGTCGCCAAGGCCCTCGACGACATCGCCGAGACCTGCCGCAGCGCCCGCGGTGAACTCCGCACCACGCTGGAGGTGCTGCGCGAGCACGACTCCCCGGAGGCCCGCGGCCCGCTGCCCGGCCTCGACGGACTGCCCGACCTGGCGGAGGCCGCGCGGCTCGCCGGTGCCCGGGTCGAGCAGACCGTACGGATACGGCAGGCACCGCCCGCCGTGGGCGCCGCCGCCTACCGCATCGTGCAGGAGGCCCTGACGAACGCGGTACGGCACGCGGGGCCCGAACCGGCCGTCCGCGTCGAACTGGCGGAGCGGCAGGGCGCCTTGCATCTGTCGGTCCGCGACGGCGGCACCGGCCCGGGCCAGGGCGGCACACCGGGCTTCGGGCTCGTCGGAATGCGGGAGCGGGCCCGCAGCGTCGGTGGCACACTCGACGCCGGACCGCGTACCGGGGGCGGGTTCGAGGTCACCGCGGTCCTGCCGCTGACCACGACGGGGGAGAGGGACGGATGA
- a CDS encoding response regulator, producing MTIRVLLADDQTLVREAFAMLVESARDMEVVGQAATGRQAVELARGAGADLVVMDIRMPDLDGIEATRLIAADEDLADVRVLVLTTYDTDENIVDALRAGASGFLVKDTRPAELLDAIRTVAAGDSLLSPGPTARLIERFLRSPSAPETGGPECLSGREREVLALVARGLNNTEIADALGLSPLTAKTHVSRIMGKLAARDRAQLVIVAYESGLVTPGSV from the coding sequence ATGACCATACGGGTGCTGCTCGCGGACGATCAGACCCTGGTGCGGGAGGCGTTCGCGATGCTCGTGGAGTCTGCCCGGGACATGGAGGTCGTCGGCCAGGCCGCCACCGGCCGGCAGGCCGTGGAACTGGCCCGCGGCGCAGGCGCCGACCTGGTGGTGATGGACATCCGCATGCCCGACCTGGACGGCATCGAGGCGACCCGGCTCATCGCCGCCGACGAGGACCTCGCGGACGTCCGGGTGCTCGTCCTCACCACGTACGACACCGACGAGAACATCGTCGACGCGCTGCGCGCCGGCGCCTCCGGGTTCCTGGTCAAGGACACCAGGCCGGCCGAACTCCTCGACGCCATCCGCACGGTCGCGGCCGGCGACTCCCTGCTGTCCCCCGGGCCCACGGCACGGCTGATCGAGCGGTTCCTGCGCAGCCCCTCCGCGCCGGAGACCGGCGGGCCCGAGTGCCTGTCGGGCCGGGAGCGGGAGGTGCTCGCGCTGGTCGCGCGCGGCCTCAACAACACGGAGATCGCCGACGCGCTGGGCCTGAGCCCGCTCACCGCGAAAACCCACGTCAGCCGCATCATGGGCAAACTGGCGGCACGGGACCGGGCCCAGCTGGTCATCGTCGCCTACGAGTCGGGCCTGGTGACACCGGGCAGCGTCTGA
- a CDS encoding GH1 family beta-glucosidase — protein sequence MATDAGNPIPRFPAGFLWGVSTSAHQIEGGADEREPSVWDAFTAEPGRVKDGSTAAVACDHVHRHREDVALLAELGVNAYRFSISWPRVRSGKGLDFYDRLVDDLCAAGVRPVPTLFHWDLPADLDWLERDTAERFAEYVSQVAGRLGDRVTKWITLNEPAEHTLLGHALGVHAPGKKLLFDALPVAHHQLLAHGLAVRALRAAGATDVGVANSHGPTWAASTEAADLEAADFYDLLLNRLFADPLLLGRYPDGIGELMPGDVEADLKVIAEPLDWYGINYYAPTRVGAPQGAEIEFGGVTMPAELPFSVREIEGRPVTDFGWPVVPEGLTELLTTFRDRYGDRLPPVVITENGCSYPGVDDQDRIAYLDGHVRALHRAVAAGVDVRGYFVWSLLDNFEWAEGYARRFGLVHVDFGTLERTPKASYHWYRELLRAQGTTA from the coding sequence ATGGCGACTGACGCAGGCAACCCGATCCCCCGTTTCCCGGCCGGCTTCCTCTGGGGCGTGTCCACCTCGGCGCACCAGATCGAGGGCGGTGCGGACGAGCGCGAGCCGTCCGTGTGGGATGCCTTCACAGCCGAGCCGGGGCGGGTGAAGGACGGCTCGACGGCGGCGGTGGCCTGCGACCACGTCCACCGCCACCGCGAGGACGTGGCGCTCCTGGCCGAGCTGGGCGTGAACGCCTACCGCTTCTCCATCTCCTGGCCGCGCGTGCGGTCCGGGAAGGGCCTGGACTTCTACGACCGGCTGGTGGACGACCTGTGCGCGGCGGGCGTCCGTCCGGTGCCCACGCTGTTCCACTGGGACCTGCCCGCGGACCTGGACTGGCTGGAGCGGGACACGGCCGAGCGCTTCGCCGAGTACGTGTCCCAGGTGGCCGGCCGTCTCGGCGACCGCGTGACGAAGTGGATCACCCTGAACGAGCCCGCCGAGCACACCCTGCTGGGCCACGCCCTGGGCGTGCACGCGCCGGGCAAGAAGCTGCTGTTCGACGCGCTGCCGGTCGCCCACCACCAGCTGCTCGCCCACGGTCTGGCCGTCCGGGCCCTGCGCGCCGCGGGCGCCACGGACGTCGGCGTCGCCAACTCGCACGGCCCGACCTGGGCGGCGTCGACCGAGGCGGCGGACCTGGAGGCGGCGGACTTCTACGACCTGCTGCTGAACCGCCTGTTCGCGGACCCGCTGCTGCTGGGCCGGTACCCGGACGGCATCGGCGAGCTGATGCCCGGGGACGTCGAGGCCGATCTGAAGGTGATCGCCGAGCCGCTCGACTGGTACGGGATCAACTACTACGCCCCGACCAGGGTGGGTGCCCCGCAGGGCGCGGAGATCGAGTTCGGCGGGGTCACCATGCCCGCCGAACTGCCCTTCTCCGTCCGCGAGATCGAGGGCCGACCGGTCACGGACTTCGGCTGGCCGGTCGTCCCCGAGGGCCTCACCGAGCTCCTCACCACCTTCCGCGACCGCTACGGCGACCGGCTCCCGCCCGTCGTCATCACCGAGAACGGCTGCTCGTACCCGGGCGTCGACGACCAGGACCGGATCGCCTATCTGGACGGCCACGTCCGGGCCCTGCACCGGGCCGTGGCGGCGGGCGTCGACGTGCGCGGCTACTTCGTGTGGTCCCTGCTCGACAACTTCGAGTGGGCGGAGGGTTACGCACGCCGCTTCGGTCTGGTCCACGTCGACTTCGGCACCCTGGAGCGGACCCCGAAGGCGTCGTACCACTGGTACCGGGAGCTGCTGAGGGCGCAGGGCACCACGGCTTGA
- a CDS encoding M4 family metallopeptidase, with protein MTTHGGFEPVFCTIVPPHVLDKLAQAEDPALAGPARRTLQRDAFERTQRRLTTVIGASAVAAVADGRPQRTIHDARHGTDLPGHKVRGEGDKPGKDATVNRAYAGLGATFELFLRAYQRDSIDGNGLPLSATVHYDRDYNNAFWNGEQMVFGDGDGEIFLDFTIPIDVIGHELAHGVTQYTANLTYFGQPGALNESLSDVFGALIKQYTLGQTAAEADWLIGAGLLAPRVTGTALRSMKEPGTAYDDDVLGKDPQPATMDDFVRTGRDNGGVHINSGIPNHAFYLAATALGGHAWERAGQVWYDVLTGGELRQDAMFPDFATLTVKAARERFGDGEELDAVAKGWEQVGVRTL; from the coding sequence ATGACGACCCACGGGGGCTTCGAGCCCGTCTTCTGCACCATTGTCCCGCCACATGTCCTCGACAAGCTCGCCCAGGCCGAGGACCCGGCGCTGGCCGGCCCGGCCCGCCGCACCCTGCAGCGCGACGCCTTCGAGCGCACCCAGCGCCGCCTCACGACGGTCATCGGCGCGAGCGCCGTCGCCGCGGTCGCCGACGGCAGGCCGCAGCGCACGATCCACGACGCCCGGCACGGCACCGACCTGCCCGGCCACAAGGTCCGCGGCGAGGGCGACAAGCCCGGCAAGGACGCCACCGTCAACCGCGCCTACGCGGGTCTCGGCGCCACCTTCGAGCTGTTCCTCCGGGCCTACCAGCGCGACTCGATCGACGGGAACGGCCTCCCGCTCAGCGCGACCGTGCACTACGACCGCGACTACAACAACGCCTTCTGGAACGGCGAGCAGATGGTCTTCGGCGACGGGGACGGCGAGATCTTCCTCGACTTCACCATCCCGATCGACGTCATCGGCCACGAACTCGCGCACGGCGTCACGCAGTACACGGCCAACCTCACCTACTTCGGCCAGCCCGGCGCGCTCAACGAGTCCCTGTCGGATGTCTTCGGCGCCCTGATCAAGCAGTACACGCTCGGCCAGACCGCCGCCGAGGCCGACTGGCTGATCGGCGCGGGCCTGCTCGCCCCGCGGGTGACGGGGACGGCGCTGCGCTCCATGAAGGAGCCGGGCACGGCGTACGACGACGACGTCCTCGGCAAGGACCCACAGCCCGCGACGATGGACGACTTCGTGCGCACCGGCCGCGACAACGGCGGTGTCCACATCAACTCGGGCATCCCGAACCACGCCTTCTACCTCGCGGCCACGGCCCTCGGCGGGCACGCCTGGGAGCGGGCCGGGCAGGTCTGGTACGACGTCCTGACCGGCGGCGAGCTGAGGCAGGACGCGATGTTCCCCGACTTCGCCACGCTCACCGTCAAGGCCGCCCGGGAACGCTTCGGCGACGGGGAGGAGCTGGACGCCGTGGCGAAGGGCTGGGAGCAGGTCGGGGTGCGGACCCTGTAG
- a CDS encoding ATP-binding protein: MSPHTTSTPRFLDAVRPDRTDWLELPSQRTSVRVARHAMRARLAAWQVPEEACANAVLLVSELVTNAVLHTLGERILCGVQLMTDARFRLEVHDGDLTGRGIPDRCPGPDDENGRGLLLVREIADAWGITRSTLTGGNAVWASLGRAL; encoded by the coding sequence GTGTCCCCCCACACGACATCCACTCCCCGGTTCCTGGACGCGGTGCGCCCGGACCGCACCGACTGGCTGGAGCTGCCGTCGCAGCGGACCAGCGTCAGAGTCGCCCGTCATGCCATGCGCGCGCGGCTGGCCGCGTGGCAGGTGCCCGAGGAGGCGTGCGCGAACGCCGTGCTGCTCGTGTCCGAGCTGGTGACCAACGCCGTGCTGCACACGCTCGGCGAACGGATCCTGTGCGGCGTGCAGCTGATGACGGACGCGCGCTTCCGGCTGGAGGTGCACGACGGCGACCTCACGGGCCGCGGCATCCCCGACCGCTGCCCCGGCCCCGACGACGAGAACGGCCGCGGCCTGCTGCTCGTACGGGAGATAGCCGACGCCTGGGGCATCACCCGCTCGACCCTCACGGGCGGCAACGCGGTGTGGGCGAGCCTGGGCAGGGCCTTATAG
- a CDS encoding dihydrodipicolinate synthase family protein — protein sequence MTFTPLTGVIPPVCTPLTPDGEVDVRSLIGLVDHLVAGGVHGLFVLGSTSEAAFLPDRQRRLVVESVTGHLGGQLPVLAGAIDMTTPRVLDHVASVTAAGADAVVVTAPFYTRTHPAEIARHYRAVAAASPVPVIAYDLPVAVHTKLPADVVLELAADGVVAGLKDSSGDLAAFRQVVTGVRERRGITGFSALTGSELIVDAALAIGADGTVPGLGNVDPHGYVRLDGLCRAGEWDEARAEQERLCALFGMVSVGDPARMGPNSSAIGAFKAALHLRGVIACPATAEPQIPLSPDEVEQVGKYLAAAGLL from the coding sequence ATGACGTTCACCCCGCTGACCGGTGTCATCCCGCCCGTGTGCACGCCCCTGACACCGGACGGCGAGGTGGACGTCCGCTCGCTGATCGGGCTCGTCGACCATCTGGTGGCCGGCGGGGTGCACGGGCTGTTCGTGCTCGGCTCGACCTCGGAGGCCGCGTTCCTGCCGGACCGGCAGCGCCGGCTGGTCGTCGAGTCGGTGACCGGGCACCTGGGCGGGCAGCTTCCGGTGCTGGCCGGGGCGATCGACATGACGACACCCCGGGTCCTGGACCACGTGGCGTCGGTGACGGCGGCGGGCGCGGACGCGGTCGTCGTCACCGCCCCGTTCTACACCCGCACCCACCCGGCGGAGATCGCCCGCCACTACCGCGCGGTCGCCGCGGCGAGCCCGGTCCCGGTGATCGCCTACGACCTTCCCGTCGCCGTCCACACGAAGCTGCCGGCCGACGTGGTGCTGGAGCTGGCCGCGGACGGCGTGGTGGCCGGGCTCAAGGACTCCAGCGGCGATCTGGCCGCGTTCCGCCAGGTCGTGACCGGCGTGCGGGAACGCCGGGGCATCACCGGCTTCAGCGCCCTGACCGGTTCCGAGCTGATCGTCGACGCGGCCCTCGCGATCGGCGCGGACGGCACGGTGCCCGGCCTCGGCAACGTCGATCCGCACGGCTACGTCCGCCTGGACGGCCTGTGCCGCGCCGGGGAATGGGACGAGGCCCGTGCCGAACAGGAGCGCCTGTGCGCCCTGTTCGGCATGGTGAGCGTCGGCGACCCGGCCCGGATGGGCCCGAACTCCTCGGCGATCGGCGCCTTCAAGGCGGCGCTGCACCTGCGCGGCGTGATCGCCTGCCCGGCGACTGCGGAACCACAGATCCCGCTGTCGCCGGACGAGGTGGAACAGGTGGGCAAGTACCTGGCGGCTGCGGGTCTGCTGTAG
- the leuA gene encoding 2-isopropylmalate synthase, with the protein MANRQQPSSMPIHKYGRYEQVDIPDRTWPQNRVTTAPRWLSTDLRDGNQALIDPMSPARKRAMFDLLVKMGYKEIEVGFPASGQTDFDFVRSIIEEPGAIPDDVTISVLTQAREDLIERTVESLKGAKRATVHLYNATAPVFRRVVFRGSKDDIKQIAVDGTRLVMEYAEKLLGPETEFGYQYSPEIFTDTELDFALEVCEAVMDVWQPGPGREIILNLPATVERSTPSTHADRFEWMGRNLSRREHVCLSIHPHNDRGTAVAAAELALMAGADRVEGCLFGQGERTGNVDLVTLGMNLFSQGVDPQIDFSDIDEIRRTWEYCNQMEVHPRHPYVGDLVYTSFSGSHQDAIKKGFDAMEADAAAKGVTVDDIEWAVPYLPIDPKDVGRSYEAVIRVNSQSGKGGIAYVLKNDHKLELPRRMQIEFSKLIQAKTDAEGGEVTPKDIWSVFRDEYLPNPENPWGRIQVKNNQSTTDTDGVDTLKVEATVDGQDTVLTGSGNGPISAFFDALQSVGIDVRLLDYQEHTMSEGASAQAASYIECAIGDKVLWGIGIDANTTRASLKAVVSAVNRAAR; encoded by the coding sequence ATGGCGAACCGCCAGCAGCCCAGTTCCATGCCGATCCACAAGTACGGCCGCTACGAGCAGGTCGACATCCCGGACCGCACCTGGCCGCAGAACCGCGTCACCACCGCCCCCCGCTGGCTCTCCACGGATCTGCGTGACGGCAACCAGGCCCTGATCGACCCCATGTCGCCGGCCCGCAAGCGCGCCATGTTCGACCTGCTGGTGAAGATGGGCTACAAGGAGATCGAGGTCGGCTTCCCGGCCTCCGGCCAGACCGACTTCGACTTCGTGCGCTCCATCATCGAGGAGCCCGGGGCCATCCCCGACGACGTCACCATCTCCGTACTGACCCAGGCCCGCGAGGACCTGATCGAGCGCACGGTGGAATCCCTGAAGGGCGCCAAGCGCGCGACGGTCCACCTGTACAACGCCACGGCGCCGGTCTTCCGCAGGGTCGTCTTCCGCGGTTCCAAGGACGACATCAAGCAGATCGCCGTCGACGGCACGCGGCTGGTCATGGAGTACGCGGAGAAGCTGCTGGGCCCGGAGACCGAGTTCGGCTACCAGTACAGCCCCGAGATCTTCACCGACACCGAGCTGGACTTCGCGCTGGAGGTCTGCGAGGCGGTCATGGACGTCTGGCAGCCCGGCCCGGGCCGCGAGATCATCCTGAACCTGCCGGCGACCGTCGAGCGCTCCACGCCCTCCACGCACGCCGACCGCTTCGAGTGGATGGGCCGCAACCTCTCCCGCCGCGAGCACGTCTGCCTGTCGATCCATCCCCACAACGACCGCGGCACCGCCGTCGCCGCCGCCGAGCTGGCCCTGATGGCCGGCGCCGACCGCGTCGAGGGCTGCCTGTTCGGGCAGGGCGAGCGCACCGGCAACGTCGACCTGGTCACCCTGGGCATGAACCTGTTCTCGCAGGGCGTCGACCCGCAGATCGACTTCTCCGACATCGACGAGATCCGTCGTACGTGGGAGTACTGCAACCAGATGGAGGTCCACCCGCGCCACCCGTACGTGGGCGACCTGGTCTACACGTCCTTCTCCGGCTCCCACCAGGACGCCATCAAGAAGGGCTTCGACGCCATGGAGGCCGACGCGGCCGCCAAGGGCGTCACCGTCGACGACATCGAGTGGGCCGTCCCCTACCTGCCCATCGACCCCAAGGACGTCGGCCGCTCCTACGAGGCGGTCATCCGGGTCAACTCGCAGTCCGGCAAGGGCGGTATCGCCTACGTCCTGAAGAACGACCACAAGCTGGAACTGCCGCGCCGGATGCAGATCGAGTTCTCCAAGCTCATCCAGGCCAAGACGGACGCCGAGGGCGGCGAGGTCACGCCGAAGGACATCTGGTCGGTCTTCCGGGACGAGTACCTGCCCAACCCCGAGAACCCGTGGGGCCGGATCCAGGTCAAGAACAACCAGTCGACGACCGACACCGACGGCGTGGACACGCTGAAGGTGGAGGCCACGGTCGACGGCCAGGACACCGTCCTGACCGGTTCCGGCAACGGTCCGATCTCGGCCTTCTTCGACGCCCTGCAGTCCGTCGGCATCGACGTACGCCTGCTGGACTACCAGGAGCACACGATGAGCGAGGGCGCCTCCGCGCAGGCCGCCTCCTACATCGAATGCGCCATCGGCGACAAGGTCCTGTGGGGCATCGGAATCGACGCGAACACGACGCGGGCCTCGCTGAAGGCCGTCGTCTCGGCCGTCAACCGCGCGGCTCGCTGA
- a CDS encoding protealysin inhibitor emfourin, with amino-acid sequence MRIQVRRTGGFAGIDRHAEVDTSGRPDASEWHTLAGEALAAGRSTPPVGVPDGFSYQLTVDGKTVYCADPRLTDEQRKLISRVLKEGA; translated from the coding sequence ATGCGTATTCAGGTGCGGCGCACGGGCGGGTTCGCGGGTATCGATCGGCATGCCGAGGTGGACACCTCGGGCCGGCCCGATGCCTCCGAGTGGCACACGCTGGCCGGGGAGGCCCTGGCCGCCGGCCGGAGCACGCCCCCGGTCGGGGTCCCGGACGGGTTCAGCTACCAGCTCACGGTGGACGGCAAGACGGTGTACTGCGCGGATCCCCGGCTGACGGACGAGCAGCGGAAGCTGATCTCACGGGTGCTGAAGGAAGGGGCGTGA
- a CDS encoding TerB family tellurite resistance protein, whose product MLPGRGRNGHAARLSRILGTRTAWTAAGDGEFFCPGCGGDRNYQRLTGQRRFTLLGLPVLPRGETGPVVECAACRRHFGTDVLDHPTTIRFSAMLRDAVHTVALAVLAAGGAGSRTALEAAVLAVRAAGFDDCTEEQLAALVEALEADTGRITGEPCGAGLAIELHEALDPLAPHLAGVGRESILLQGARIALADGPYTPAERDVLATVGAALTICSDDVTRLLAAAARTPS is encoded by the coding sequence GTGCTGCCAGGACGGGGACGAAACGGTCATGCCGCCAGGCTTTCTCGCATCCTGGGCACCCGCACCGCGTGGACGGCCGCCGGTGACGGCGAGTTCTTCTGCCCCGGCTGCGGTGGCGACCGCAACTACCAGCGGCTGACCGGACAGCGCCGCTTCACCCTGCTCGGCCTGCCCGTGCTGCCGCGCGGCGAGACCGGCCCGGTCGTGGAGTGCGCGGCCTGCCGCCGCCACTTCGGCACCGACGTCCTCGACCATCCGACCACCATCCGCTTCTCCGCGATGCTCCGCGACGCCGTGCACACCGTCGCCCTCGCCGTACTGGCCGCGGGCGGCGCCGGTTCCCGCACGGCACTGGAAGCCGCCGTGCTCGCCGTGCGCGCGGCCGGCTTCGACGACTGCACGGAGGAGCAGCTGGCCGCGCTCGTCGAGGCGCTGGAGGCGGACACCGGCCGGATCACCGGCGAACCCTGCGGTGCGGGGCTGGCCATAGAGCTGCACGAGGCGCTGGACCCGCTCGCCCCGCACCTCGCCGGCGTCGGCCGCGAATCGATCCTGCTGCAGGGCGCCCGCATCGCCCTGGCGGACGGGCCGTACACCCCCGCTGAGCGGGACGTGCTGGCAACGGTCGGGGCGGCGCTCACCATCTGCTCCGACGACGTCACCCGGCTGCTGGCGGCGGCCGCACGCACGCCCTCGTAG